The genomic stretch AGATTTGCTCTCAACTAAAACCACAGCGCTTAGCTATGCCACTGCTGAGGCTAAATCAGACAACCTTGTTCGTACAATCGAAAACAACGGCTTGCTTTGGCTTATTGGTGAGAGAACAACTGAAATATGGGGGTCAACTACCAATAAAGATCAACCATTCCAACGCATGGGTGGAGCAGTTATTCCAACAGGGTGTATTGCGCCTGCTTCTGTTTGTCGATTTGGTGGGAGTCTTGCTTGGGTGACTAGAACTGAGCATGGACAAGGTCAAATCGTAATGACCGAAGGATATTCCACAATACGAATATCAAACCATGCAATTGAAAGTGATATTTCAACTTATCAAAGTATCCAAGATGCTTATGGATTTGCTTATCAAGAAAATGGGCATGCATTCCTTCTGATGACATTTCCTAGTGCTAAAAAGACTTGGTGTTATGACGACTCTACTAAGATGTGGCATGAGCGTAGTTATTTCAATCCAAAAACCTATCAGCATGAGCATCATCGTGCTTTTGTACATTGTTTCTTTAACAGCATGCAACTGGTTGGTGATCGCCAAAACGGCAAGATTTACCAGCTCACGCAAAGCAGCAATACAGATGATAATGAAACAATTGTTCGCGAGCGAATTACTCCTGTGGTCAACCCAACGACAGACCGTTGGATCTTCCATCACTTAGAAGTCTCAGCGCAAGTTGGGCAAGAAACAAATACAAAACCTCAAATCATTTTAGATTGGTCAGATAACCGAGGCCGAACTTGGTCTTATTCCCAACAAATGGATTTAGGTGGGATTGGGGAATATGACAAGCGTCTGATCTTCAAAAGGCTTGGACAGTCATTTAACCGTGTATTCCGCTTGAGATTTACAGATGCTTCAAGGCTTGTATTGCTTGGTGCAAAGGCAAAGGTGAGCCAATGAATTTAGAACCTCCTTTTCAACACCCAA from Acinetobacter pittii encodes the following:
- a CDS encoding packaged DNA stabilization protein, with the translated sequence MASTIIDIPIVGQSYHLKDWSVDCQRTLNLFPQVVESGNAPQVAALLPTSGLIKKFEFDSYIRGMYAMSDQFLVVAGQKLLSIRSDNSVKELGEVTGIGRVYFADNSVQVMIVSNNTYSFDLKSNELTKLELGDFFGASDVTVLDSRFIWTVPQSGRIQWSDLLSTKTTALSYATAEAKSDNLVRTIENNGLLWLIGERTTEIWGSTTNKDQPFQRMGGAVIPTGCIAPASVCRFGGSLAWVTRTEHGQGQIVMTEGYSTIRISNHAIESDISTYQSIQDAYGFAYQENGHAFLLMTFPSAKKTWCYDDSTKMWHERSYFNPKTYQHEHHRAFVHCFFNSMQLVGDRQNGKIYQLTQSSNTDDNETIVRERITPVVNPTTDRWIFHHLEVSAQVGQETNTKPQIILDWSDNRGRTWSYSQQMDLGGIGEYDKRLIFKRLGQSFNRVFRLRFTDASRLVLLGAKAKVSQ